ATTAGAAATACCCTCAGGTTTCTACTGGCGAATCTTTACGATTTTGATCCGGGTACCACAACAGTAAATTATGCCGAGCTGGAAGAGTTGGATCGCTGGGCCTTGCATCAGCTTTGTCAATTGCAGCAAAAGGTACTGGCGGCCTATGAATCTTATGAATTTCACACCATTTACCATTCTATTCATAATTTTTGTGTGGTAGTCTTAAGCGGTTTTTATCTGGATGTGGTCAAAGACAGGCTCTATATTTTACAGGCTGATTCGCCCGCTCGTCGTTCAACCCAGACTACCATGTACTTGATTCTGGATGCCCTGGTGAGGATGTGTGCTCCGATTCTTTCTTTTACCGCTGATGAAGTCTGGCAGTATATGCCCGGTATTGGGGAAAAAGACAGTGTCTACCTGCATAAATTTGCCTGTCTGTCTGACGACTATAATGATCCCCGACTGGCAGCCGTCTGGGATGAACTGCTGGAAGTTCGCAAGCTGGTTTTGAAACAATTGGAAACCTCCAGGCAGGAAAAGATTATCGGCCTCTCTTTAGATGCCCGTCTGGAGCTGGCTGCCAGTGGTAAAACATTGACTTTGCTAGAAAAATACGCCAGCCAATTAGCCGATATCTTTATTGTTTCGCAGGTTGAGATCAGGAAGCTGGCCACCGGAGAAGCGGGAATCAGTGACGAGTTGCCTGAGTTTAAAGTTGTGGTTCATCAGGCTACTGGGGATAAGTGCCAGCGCTGCTGGCGTTATAACGTTCAGTTGACAGCTGAAGATGCTGAGTTCCCGGGGATTTGTAACCGGTGCCTGCAACAGTTGTCATAGGATTGAAAAACGGGCTTAAGGTACGCAACCCAAAACATAATAATTTTTTACCACTGAGAACACAGAGGACACAGAGAAACAACCTGATGT
This sequence is a window from Pseudomonadota bacterium. Protein-coding genes within it:
- a CDS encoding class I tRNA ligase family protein encodes the protein YPADLYLEGSDQHRGWFHSSLLASVGTRGGAPYKAVLTHGFVVDGAGKKMSKSAGNVISPDKVIKKYGAEILRLWVAAQDYRDDIRISTEILSRLVEAYRRIRNTLRFLLANLYDFDPGTTTVNYAELEELDRWALHQLCQLQQKVLAAYESYEFHTIYHSIHNFCVVVLSGFYLDVVKDRLYILQADSPARRSTQTTMYLILDALVRMCAPILSFTADEVWQYMPGIGEKDSVYLHKFACLSDDYNDPRLAAVWDELLEVRKLVLKQLETSRQEKIIGLSLDARLELAASGKTLTLLEKYASQLADIFIVSQVEIRKLATGEAGISDELPEFKVVVHQATGDKCQRCWRYNVQLTAEDAEFPGICNRCLQQLS